A section of the Delphinus delphis chromosome 1, mDelDel1.2, whole genome shotgun sequence genome encodes:
- the CNN3 gene encoding calponin-3, with protein sequence MTHFNKGPSYGLSAEVKNKIASKYDHQAEEDLRNWIEEVTGMSIGTNFQLGLKDGIILCELINKLQPGSVKKVNESSLNWPQLENIGNFIKAIQAYGMKPHDIFEANDLFENGNMTQVQTTLVALAGLAKTKGFHTTIDIGVKYAEKQTRRFDEGKLKAGQSVIGLQMGTNKCASQAGMTAYGTRRHLYDPKMQTDKPFDQTTISLQMGTNKGASQAGMLAPGTRRDIYDQKLTLQPVDNSTISLQMGTNKVASQKGMSVYGLGRQVYDPKYCAAPTEPVIHNGSQGTGTNGSEISDSDYQAEYPDEYHGEYQDDYPRDYQYGDQGIDY encoded by the exons ATTGCTTCCAAGTATGATCATCAGGCAGAAGAAGATCTTCGCAATTGGATAGAAGAGGTGACCGGCATGAGCATTGGCACCAACTTTCAGCTGGGCCTAAAAGATGGCATAATCCTCTGCGA ACTCATAAACAAGCTACAGCCAGGCTCAGTGAAGAAGGTCAACGAGTCCTCATTAAACTGGCCTCAG ttggAGAATATTGGCAACTTTATCAAAGCTATTCAGGCTTATGGTATGAAGCCACATGACATATTTGAAGCAAATGATCTTTTTGAGAATGGAAACATGACCCAGGTTCAGACTACGCTGGTGGCCCTAGCAGGTCTG GCTAAAACAAAAGGATTCCATACAACCATTGACATTGGAGTTAAGtatgcagaaaaacaaacaagacgttttgatgaaggaaaattaaaagctggCCAAAGTGTAATTGGTTTGCAG atgGGAACCAACAAATGCGCCAGCCAAGCAGGTATGACAGCTTATGGGACTAGGAGGCATCTTTATGATCCCAAAATGCAAACTGACAAACCTTTTGATCAGACCACGATTAGTCTGCAGATGGGCACCAACAAAGGAGCCAGCCAG GCGGGGATGTTAGCACCGGGTACCCGAAGAGACATCTACGATCAGAAGCTAACATTACAACCCGTGGACAACTCGACAATTTCTCTACAGATGGGTACCAACAAAGTCGCTTCCCAGAAAGGAATGAGTGTGTATGGGCTTGGGCGGCAAGTATATGATCCCAAATACTGTGCTGCTCCCACAGAACCTGTCATTCACAATGGAAGCCAAGGAACCGGAACAAATGGGTCGGAAATCAGTGATAGTGATTATCAGGCAGAATACCCAGATGAATATCATGGCGAGTACCAAGATGACTACCCCAGAGATTACCAATATGGAGACCAAGGCATTGATTATTAG